The Pseudomonadota bacterium DNA segment GATAACTTCCCAAATATTAATGCCCATTTTTTCATAAATAAGCTTGAGTTCATTGACGAGGGCAATATTCGCAGATCTGAATATATTTTCTGTAAGTTTAACAGCTTCAGCTGTTCGTGTAGAACTTACAGGAATAACTTTTGGAACAATTTGTTCATAAAGCGTAACGCTCAAATCGCGCGAGAGAGGGTCGTCTGCTCCGACAACTTTAGGAATACTCGCTGTTTCAAAATTGGGGTTCCCAGGATCTTCCCTTTCTGGTGAATAACTTAGGAAGAAGTTTTCTCCAACCACGAGGCCGGTTTTTTCAAGAAGAGGACACATAAGTTCATCGGTCGTTCCAGGATATGTTGTAGACTCCAAAACAATTAATTGACCTTTTTGAAGATACTTTGCAATTGTTTCAGTTGTTGAGACTACATACGTCATATCTGGTTCACGATTTTTAGTGAGAGGTGTTGGAACGCAAATTAAAATAGCATCTGCTTTTTTAAGAATTTCTGGATCAGAGCTTGCTTCGAAATCCGGACTTTTCGAAAGACTTTGAACTGAAGTTTCGGAAATATTTTTTATATAAGAGTGTCCTTTTTTTAAGGCTGTAATCTTTGATATATCAAGATCAAAAGCGAGAATAGGAAAGCCTTGTTTGTGGAAAGTCAGAGCAAGTGGTAGACCCACATATCCAAGACCAATGACAGCAATTTTAGCTTGATGAGAAAGAAATTTCTGATTTAATTGCTCAAAAAAAGGGTTGGAACGTAACGACATAGAAAAATCCTTATGCTTAAGAAGAGACTAAAATCTTTGAAATTGATCTGTCCTTTATATAACTACATTTCTATTAAAGGAAAGAAAAATCAAAGTTTGTTGCGATATATTACAAGAAAGAGTCGCAACAAATGTAAATAAAAGTTGTCTTATTCTTTTTACTGAAAAAAGAAGTCTTATGCAAAGAAGGAAATTTAAAAAAAGAAATTGGCGTCTCCTACGGGATTTGAACCCGTGTTGCTGCCGTGAGAGGGCAGTGTCCTAGGCCCCTAGACGAAGGAGACAGAGCTCCTTACTTAACATAAGAAGAGGCTCTTCTTCAAGATAATTTTTACAAACTTGTTGTAGGAGGCATGTATACATTGACATCCCTTTTAAGCATGATAAACTTTTTTAAAGAAGTAAATAAATCAGTTTACCAACAAACAAAATTAAAAAACCATTTTGCCGCTTTGAGAAATCCATGAAACTTCAAGAAAAAGCCTTGCATCTTTTAATCAAACTTGTTCGTTTCAGTTTTGGAGAATTTGAAATCGATGAATTCCGTAAGTTTTTAAAGATGGGATTTATTTTTACAATTATTATAGGAATTTATTGGACATTAAGGCCCTTAAAAGATTCTCTTTTTATGGAGCTTGTTGATAAAGTTGACCTTCCTTATGCAAAAACGATTTCGATTCTCATTTTAATTCCGCTTGTTAGTTTTTATACAAAATTCCTCGGGCATATTTCACGCGAAAAAATGCTCATCCTCCTTCCTATTTATTATGGGTGTTTGACATTGTGTTTTAGTCTCGCAATGTTAATT contains these protein-coding regions:
- a CDS encoding nucleotide sugar dehydrogenase, whose product is MSLRSNPFFEQLNQKFLSHQAKIAVIGLGYVGLPLALTFHKQGFPILAFDLDISKITALKKGHSYIKNISETSVQSLSKSPDFEASSDPEILKKADAILICVPTPLTKNREPDMTYVVSTTETIAKYLQKGQLIVLESTTYPGTTDELMCPLLEKTGLVVGENFFLSYSPEREDPGNPNFETASIPKVVGADDPLSRDLSVTLYEQIVPKVIPVSSTRTAEAVKLTENIFRSANIALVNELKLIYEKMGINIWEVIDAAKTKPFGFMPFYPGPGLGGHCIPIDPFYLTWKAREYGVPTRFVELSGEINTSMPFYVVERLRDELDRRFSKSLNGSRLLIMGMAYKKNVDDIRESPSLVIYDLLKNKGANVDYHDPYIPIVPTTREHPSLSGLKSTPLTKETLSTYDAVLILTDHENVNYEFLAEHSKLLIDTRNVFHFLKESSHVTKA